The Cherax quadricarinatus isolate ZL_2023a chromosome 20, ASM3850222v1, whole genome shotgun sequence genomic interval AGACTGAGGGCTTGGTGGTTGAGGAAGTCCAGCTGGCTTCTAACATAATATGACGTGAGACGTCCACTTTGGAATAAGAAGACTGATAGCTGAGAAGAATTAGGTAGAAAGCCAGAGCGCTGAGAGCAGCCAGCTGGTGGCTAGGGCAATCAGCTGGGGACTAGGAGACTTGGTTGGGGACTAGGATATGACTCGGCCACGGGAAGTGATTCGACCCCGTCTCTCTTCCAGGTTCTGACGAGGTAAAGAAACATTAGAACATTTAAATGACATCATATGAAATATGTAAATGCTCAAGGTGTCACTAATCTTAGAATAAAAGTTCTACTGATCAGTACATAACCTATTTATATACTATAGTCTATCTTGTGGTTATACCTTCTATATGTTTTACTCAATCACTTTGCTAAGTATGATGCGACATGTTGCTCTCTCACTAAATTAATATCATTCACCTTAAATTCTGTTAAGACGATGTCGTAATTACTTAACATTTCTTTTAATTTCAAATCATTGTTATGTTTATTCAATAGCAAGAGGCAGAATCGCTTGATAAATAAATTATACTGGGAGGTTAAGCGTTAAAATCGCAATGCAAAACTAACCTGCAAACTAGAAATGGCAACCAGACGACGTTTCGATCATTATATGGTCACTCGTTACTTCACATGGTACAGAACGGGCCGAAACGTAGTCTAATTTCCATTTTCTGTTTGTCAATTCGATCGTTACTCTATGTGTATCAGTATCCTCAAGGTACTACTTTACGTCTCCCCTCTGGTGCGTAAACCTTGAAGCTTCTGTTGACATATTTAAGTTTTCTTACCTGGGAGGGGCGATGACCACCTTGTTGCCTCTGACGGGGCCTTGGTTGCTGCCCTCTTCCCTGTGACGGGGATCCTCTGCCACCCCCACGCTGGGCAGGACCCCTAGTTACTGTAGGTTGAACTTCTGGGGGCTCTTGTACTGGGGACTGAGGCACTGGTGGCTGAGGTTCATCCGGTTTGATTTCTGGAGGTTGGAAAGCTTCAAACCCTAAAGAGTCCGTGGCTGCATCCTGTGAATCGAGGAACACTGGAGCGTTCTGGCTTTTCGGCGTTCCTCTCTGCGAAAACTTCGAGCCGGGGAAGGTTGAAGGCTTCGGCGCCGCCACTGTCGGGATCTTCAGCGATGCGGATTTGGACGGCGCTCTGACCGGCTCAGGAGGCTGGGGAAGAGAGAgatgtttgttctgtttcacacACCATAAAACGTGCAGAACAAGTGGTAACAGTGATCAATCGACCAAAATTGGAAAGGAAACTTGAAAAGCAAAGAAATTCAGTTTGTGTCATACATTTCTCTGTATCTTGTCGCTTTGTTGTTGACAAATTTATTTTATAATTCATGTTAGGCGCTAAATTCTTGTGATTTATTCAGCCCAAGACTTGATGGAGGCTTGATGCTCCATCTGCTAAGCGCGAGACAGACGtccttcctatttgtactcgcctagatCCCTGGGTAAAACTAGTACAGTTCGCTTGTGTTCTCTTCACGcctcaataattttttttttttttttttttttttttttttgtgtgtgtgtgtgtgtgttgacaggccaAATAACACGTCAACTGGTTGTTACCCAATTTACATGACTATATTTATATTAAAGCCTGTTTTAGTTAATGTAATTGAACTCAATCGTTTTattttataaattatataaattataggCTAAGAACATACATGATTAGTTCACAGAGTATTTTTTCTAATGGTTCTGCTTGTCTAGGTGGTATGAGGCGAGCACATTCACCTCTcaggtgtatgtacactgagaggagtatgactctcagtgtatatatatacattgagattttaATCCTTCTTCAAGACACTGAAGTgtttttgactggtggtgaacagatgaCTTCCAGCCtaaataaccctcgtgtagtctctaggcttgaaaccccattaattCATAGATGCACCTACGCTTCGTGGACTCTAGCTCATGCGTGTACTCAACAAGGGGCTCGTGTTATGGCGTAATCACAACACACGGGAGACTTTCACTAGTGACGAATTTTGCAAGTTCACTCTGCTAATTACGCAGGTGTGATTACAGGTatatgtgtctctgtgtgtgtctgcaaATATGTGCTTATGTGTACGAGTGCTGCCATGTAtgcctggtagtgtgtgtgtacgtgcgcgtGTGGGTGTACTGattaactaggcgaatacacacgcaaacacacacatgctCTCGTGCACGTGAGAATAACATACGAACATCATGCACATACTCTCACCCCAAGTAAACGTGAACTCACACATGCACATGAACGTGTGTGCGTTTAGGTACATACTATGTGTATACATGAACGTGTGAGAATTTCTGCCAATTCAATGCAACTCCTACTACTCCCTTACCTTCTGTTCCTCCTACTACTCTCTTACATCCTGTTCCTCCAACTACTCCCTTACCTCCTGTTCCTCCTACTCCACCGAAACTGAAGGAAGGTTAGGGTAACAtaaggaagaggaaagagaacaGCAGCTGGAAAAGAAGAGTAGGTGACAGAAGAAGGAAGGACAGGTGACAGCAACTCACCTTCACCTgcgtgttgaaggtggtgatgagGTGACAGCAGTCAGTAAAGGAAGCGCAGCAGTACTCTGGGAAGTACTGGTCCTTAGACGTCATACTCGAGCATTTCTAAACCACCATAGAAtgattaatagtaataataataaaataataataataataataataataataataataataataataataataataataataataataaatctgtaATATTGACATAAAAATtcaaattatataaaaaataacccTAGTATTTTATAAAAGCCATGAAAGGTATACTAATCCATTTACATAGGACATACTGTATGTACCGAGAGgtatatatgtctctcagtgtatatacactgagagtttatttAAATCCCTATTTGAGTATTCATAACTAGTGGTAAATAAGTGAATATTGTCAGATATTTCATTAAGGGTTTATAAGCCAGGGCAacttcaaaggtttcgttccagcagaaaTGGAATTACTATTACTTCAGATTACTTGGTGAATAGGTTCAATggagccttagtgaccctcgtgtagtcgatagataTAGACCATATTaaccagaatatatatatatttttcatcgcTTTGTGGGTAAGACATGACCACGACGTTACTCTCAAGGTAGATGTTTATCTAGTTAGTAAAGCAAAATGTCGCCTAGAAATCAAGGCTGTTCCACGCATACTACCTTACTATGATGACAAagacaaactaaaaaaaaatatttacatgtgTACGACCCACGTTGGAGGAGCACTTCTCGAATGGATTTCAAGTTTCAGTAGAATAGGTAATAACACATACAGAGAGAATCACATAGCTTTTTAAATAACGAAAGAAAAgtataacttatatatatatatatatatatatatatatatatatatatatatatatatatatatatatatatatatatatatatatatatatatatatatatatatatcacataaaGAAACAACTGAAACTTACACACTGGGAGTATCTGGGATGTGACTTCGGTCTCTCCCACTGACCCATtgctactggtgtgggtcatacaCCTACTCCCTGTGGAATAGGTCTAGAGTCTTCAGCCTCTGGTATGTGGGGAGTCGTGTCTACCATCGTACCTTCCATCATTTCGACACTACAGCAACTAGTCACGTTTTGGAGTCAGCGTAAGTCTGCTAAGGTGTTCTTGAAGctgatgtttgtggtggtggtgatggtgttttgTTATGTGGAGGAGGGAACATGTTCAGTCTGGGGGGAGGGTGAAGAACATTTAATTGACAATACTTAGATCTTTGAAG includes:
- the LOC128700545 gene encoding uncharacterized protein isoform X1 is translated as MCSVGSSEVCEADLARTRRRHQSSSHHHHGSHFTIIIHHHPSHRQRRKFSGMRTHGCLLLLPLLLAPLVDRASGFGLELIRRSRQAVQCQPGDVSCEKCSRSCSSVEVSRLPECCEAYNTCCDQYFQACKKCSSMTSKDQYFPEYCCASFTDCCHLITTFNTQVKPPEPVRAPSKSASLKIPTVAAPKPSTFPGSKFSQRGTPKSQNAPVFLDSQDAATDSLGFEAFQPPEIKPDEPQPPVPQSPVQEPPEVQPTVTRGPAQRGGGRGSPSQGRGQQPRPRQRQQGGHRPSQNLEERRGRITSRGRVIS
- the LOC128700545 gene encoding uncharacterized protein isoform X2, whose protein sequence is MRTHGCLLLLPLLLAPLVDRASGFGLELIRRSRQAVQCQPGDVSCEKCSRSCSSVEVSRLPECCEAYNTCCDQYFQACKKCSSMTSKDQYFPEYCCASFTDCCHLITTFNTQVKPPEPVRAPSKSASLKIPTVAAPKPSTFPGSKFSQRGTPKSQNAPVFLDSQDAATDSLGFEAFQPPEIKPDEPQPPVPQSPVQEPPEVQPTVTRGPAQRGGGRGSPSQGRGQQPRPRQRQQGGHRPSQNLEERRGRITSRGRVIS